The genomic segment GATATTGAGGATTCAAAAGAAGAATCATCGGGTGATTTAAATGATTAAAAAATGGTTTTTTAAAAATCTATTCGAATTAAATGGACGCCCGTTCGTCGCGCGACAACTGCGGCGCTTTGCAATGAGCGAGTGGAGTCGACCGTTGATCAAACCATTCATTAAGTTGTATGACCTACAGATGCACGAAGCGAGTCAGTCGGTCGGCGCCTATCCGACTCTACATGAGTTGTTCGTCCGTCATTTAAAAGAAGAAGCTCGACCGATTCCACAAACTGAGCACGCATTCGTCAGTCCGTGTGACGGTGTTTTATCTGTCGTCGACGACTTGACGGAAGAGAGTCGCTTCACGGTCAAAGGACAATCGTATTCCGTCGCGGAATTGCTTGGTTCACACCATGAAGCGGCAACATACGTTGGAGGACGTGTCCTGATTTTTTATCTCAGCCCACAAAATTATCACCGCGTCCATGTTCCAATCGATGGGACAGTTCGGACGAGTTATACGCTCGGGCGGGATTCTGCACCGGTCAATGATCTTGGATTGGCCTACGGAATGCGACCGCTGACACGAAACTATCGACGGGTGACGCGAATCGTCCAAGGCACACATGCGCTTGAACACGTCATGGTCGGAGCGTTGAACGTCAACACGATTGTCCAAACGAACCATGCACGTGACGTTCGTCGCGGCGACGAGTTCGGGTATTTTTCATTCGGTTCGACGGTCGTTTTAATTGCTCCAAAAGGTGCGCTTGATCTAGAAGATGATGTAACAGGTCCTGTCTTGATGGGACAAGCACTTGGTATTTGGAATTCATGAAAGCAAAGGCGCCCTTCAAGTGAAAGGGCGTTTTCTTTTGTGCATCGCTCTACGCCATGGATTGTGCTATAATCGAACGATAAGAACATAACTGTTTCTTAAACTTAACTATAGAGCTAGACCATTATCTGGAGGTTTTATTCTTGTTCAAACGACTTTATCCGAAACATTTCGTCGCATCCATTTATGATATCGATTTAGAGATGTTAAAACGAAACGGTGTCAAAGCAATTTTGACGGATCTTGATAACACGCTTGTTGCATGGGATATTGCCGATGCTCCAGACGAATTGGTATCATGGCTGGATATGGTGAATAATCAATACGGATTTGACGTCATCATCGTCTCGAATAATAACGGCGATCGTGTCAAAAAGTTCGCGGATCCACTCGGACTTCACTATATTGCACCTGCCCGAAAACCATTACCAATCGGTTTCAAACGAGCATTAACGGAATTCGGTTACCATGCAAAAGAAGTTGTATTTCTTGGGGATCAGCTGTTTACTGATGTGCTAGGAGCAAATTCCGTAGGCATCGAAGTCATTCACGTCCAACCCGTCGTTAAAACAGACGGTGTCGTCACTAAATTCAATCGCTTGATGGAACGTCTCGTCTTCCGTCGCATGAAACGTAAAGGCATCTATAAATTGACGCAACGTGTCAAAGAAGAGCCTGAAACGGAAAAGCGGCAGGTCGAGTCACTGCGTCAAGATAAGCAACAATGACCCTGTCATACCGGTAGATGAAAGGATAGGCAGTAGTCGCAACATGTACGGCTATAGGTCGGAAGTTACGCTCTTGGAGTAGCGTGCAGGGTGCTACGTTGAATAGAGAAGGGAAAGTTCCCGATGCGGCTCAACACACATATGAACGAAGAAATTCATTGCGCCGGCTGTGGTGTCGAGATTCAAACAGAGGATCCGAAAGCACCAGGTTATGCGCCTAAATCTGCACTTGACCGTGAAATGGTCATTTGCCAACGTTGTTTTAAACTGAAACACTACAACCAAATTCAAGACGTCGCATTGACGGACGATGATTTTGTCAAAATTTTAGACGGAATCGGTCAAAAAGATGCACTCGTCGTTAAAATCGTCGATATTTTCGATTTCAACGGAAGTTGGTTACCCGGATTACACCGCTTCGTCGGAAAAAACGATGTCCTGCTTGTCGGGAACAAGGCAGATTTGTTGCCGAAATCACTTAATCCGAATCGTTTGATGAACTGGATGCGCCAAACATCAAAGGAACTGGGCTTACGTCCGGTAGATGTTCACTTGATTAGTGCGAAAAAAGGGCATGGCGTCGATGAATTAGCCGAGAAGATCGACTACTATCGTAAAGGGCGCGACGTTTACGTCGTCGGCTGTACGAACGTTGGGAAATCAACGCTCATCAACCAAGTCATTAAACGTTTTGGTGAAGAAGAAGAGGCCGTCATCACCGTCAGTCACTTCCCAGGAACGACACTCGATTTGATCGACATTCCGCTAGATGATAACTGTAACCTGTATGACACGCCAGGAATCATCAATCATCATCAGATGGCGCACTATGTCGACGCGCGCGACTTGAAATTGATTACGCCGAAAAAAGAAATCAAACCACAAGTCTTCCAAATCCACCCGCAACAAACGTTATTCTTTGGTGGCTTAGCACGCCTTGACTACATGGAAGGGAACAAACGTTCGTTCGTCATCTATATGTCAAATGAACTCAAAGTTCACCGGACGAAGTTAGATAAGGCGGACGATCTTTATGCAAATCATAATGGAGAGTTATTATCGCCTCCGAATGAAAAAACGCTTGAGATGTTACCACCGCTCGTCCGTCATGAGTTCAGCTTACGTGACAACATGAAAACAGATATCGTCTTCAGTGGACTCGGTTGGGTTGCAGTTCACGGAAAAGGTGGACGAGTAGCTGCCTACGCGCCTAAAGGTGTTGCTGTTTCCTTACGTGAGGCGCTCGTCTGATGCGTTTCGCTGTCATCGGTCATCCGATTGCCCATTCACTTTCACCCGTGCTGCACGAGGCATGGCTGGAAGCGGCTGGGCTTTTCGGCTGTTATAGTATGATAGATGTTGAAGCAGACGATTTAGAGCAGGTCGTCCGGCAACTACGGATGCGCGAGCTCGACGGGATTAACGTCACGATTCCCTATAAGACGGCGATCATCCCGTTTCTCGATCGACTCGAGCCTTCTGCTGAAAAAGCAGGCGCGGTCAATACGGTCTATGTTGACGGGACGGAACTGGTCGGTGCGAATACGGACGGTACGGGATTCGTTCGTGCCTTGTCCGCACGGCAATCGTCAGAAAACATTCTTGTGATCGGCGCGGGTGGCGCGGCGCGAGGAATCGTCGCAGCGCTCGACGGGACCGTCACAATCATGAACCGGACGGATCAACGCGCGCGCGCGCTTGCCGCTGAATTTCAGGCGCAGGCAATCGACTGGTCGGAGTCACCAGATTTAACGCCGTATGACACAATCATCAATACGACATCGGTCGGTATGATGCCACGCGTCGAAGCGACACCGATCGAGTTGACCGAGACGACGGCACTGATTTGTGATATTATTTATCGACCGACTCCGACGCAACTACTACGTGATGCCTCGGCTCGAGGACTCGCGACACTAGACGGCGTCCCGATGTTCGTTTTACAAGCGGCTGAAGCATTCGAACGCTTCACCGGTCACGCACCTGATCTTACGCTTGGTGAGCAGGTGATTCGAAAGCAATTGGAGGAATATTAATATGTTAACAGGTAAACAAAAACGATTTTTACGTGCGACAGCACATGATTTAAACCCGATTTTCCAAGTAGGGAAAAATGGCGTTGGAGAAGCGATGTGTGCGGATTTGATCGATGCACTCGAAAAACGTGAATTATTGAAAGTCCAAGTTTTGCAGAACTGTGCCGACACACCAAAAGACGTAGCGGCTGAACTCGTCGACGGAACAAATGCTGAACTCGTTCAAGTCATCGGTAAAGTTGTTGTTCTCTACAAAGAATCGAAAGAGAATAAAACGTTACAATTACCACGATGAAGATTGGTCTGATGGGCGGAACGTTTGATCCGCCCCACATCGGTCATTTATTGATAGCGGAACAAGCAAAGGAACAGCTGTGTCTCGATGCGGTCTGGTTTTTACCCGCGAACGTTCCTCCGCATAAAGCGGCGGACGTGACGAGTGCCGCACAACGATTGCAGCTCGTTGAAGCCGCCGTTCAGGCAAACGCTGCGTTTTCCGTCTCGACAATTGAGTTCGAACGTCAGGAAAAATCGTATACGCTTGAAACGGTTCTCGAACTGAAAAAGCGGTATCCGACAGACGAGTTCGTCTTTCTACTCGGGGCAGACTCGCTTGCGAGCCTTGATACGTGGTATCAAGCAGACCGCCTGTTTGAAGCAGTTCAATTCGGGGCGGTCGCACGTCCAGGCAGTCGTTATTTGATTCCGGCAGGTGCAAAGGTGACAGCAGTCGACTTACCGTCGCTCGAAGTGTCTTCGACGGACATTCGAAAACGTGTCGCCCGCGGGAAAAGTATCCGTTACCTCGTTCCTGAAGCTGTCCGACAACTAATCGAGGAGTGGAAATTGTATGTTACTTGAAGAAGCAGACGATATCATAAAAAAAACACTCCCGCATAAACGTTATGTGCATACGCTTGGAGTTGTTGAAACAGCTCGTCAACTCGCGCGGCGAAATGGTGTCGACGAGGAAACGGCAGCGTTCGCTGCGATGCTGCACGATTATGCGAAGTATCGTGACACGGAAGAAATGCGGACGCTCGCTCGCGAACTCGGACAGCTCGAGTTGCTCGATTATGATGATGAGCTCTTGCACGCGCCAATCGGCGCAGAACTCGTCAAACGTGAACTTGGCGTCAAAGACACGGTGATTTACCAAGCAATCGCGAACCATACGACGGGTGCTCCGGATATGCCATTGCTCGATCAAGTGATTTTCGTCGCCGATGCGATTGAGCCGAATCGTACGTATCCAGGCGTTGAAACATTACGGGAAATCGCAGACGCCGATTTAACGGACGCCGTCATCGCGACGCTTGCGCATACCATCCAATTTTTATGTAACAAACAAACAGTGATTTTTCCGTTGACGATTGAAACGTATAATGCGTTCGTCACGGCTAAACGAAAGGGGACCGTCCTATGACAGTCGAACAAGAATTAAAATTAATCGTAAATGCAATTGATGATAAACGTGCAGAAGATATCATCGTTTTAGATATGAAAAACATCTCACCCATCGCAGATTATTTCGTGATTTGTGAAGGTGGATCAGAAAAGCAAGTTCAAGCGATTGCACGTGAAGTGAAAGAAGTTGCGCATAAAAATGAACTTCCAATCAAGCGTCTCGAAGGACTTGACGCAGCGCGTTGGGTACTCGCCGATCTTGAAAATGTTGTTGTCCATGTCTTCCACCGTGATGACCGTGACTACTATAACCTTGAAAAACTCTGGTCAGACGCACCTAAAGTAGAAGTCGAGATTGACTGATGGCGTACGAACAATTTGCATACGTCTATGACGAGTTGATGCAAGATGTTCCCTACGACGAATGGGTCGCCTGGGTATCGCAACACGTCGAAGCAAACAGTACGATTGCTGACGTCGGTTGTGGGACAGGGACGGCGACGTTGTTACTCGCTGAGCATTACCGCGTGACAGGTATCGATCTATCGGAAGAGATGCTTGAAATTGCACAAGAAAAAGCGATGGAACAACAGCAAAAAATCGATTTTTGGTGTCAAGACATGCGCGAAATCGAATTGCCTGCTCCAGTCGATGCGATGACGATTCTGTGTGACTCGCTCAACTACCTGAAGACAGAAGCGGATGTGCAACAAACGTTCGAACGTGCGGCACGGACGTTAAAAGAAGGCGGGAAGTTGTTGTTTGATGTCCATTCCCCGCATAAGATGGAAACACTCTTTAACGGGAAAACATACGCGACACACGCCGAACAAAGTTCTTATATTTGGTTTGCCGATCCCGGAGAAGCACCACTGTCCGTCGTCCACGAATTGACGTTCTTCATCGAAGACGAAGATGGACGTTACGACCGTGTTGACGAGACACATCATCAACGGACGTATCCGCCGGAACAATATGTGACGTGGCTTCGTGAAGCAGGATTCCGGACGCTCGCCGTAACAGGTGATTTCACGAGTGATGCACCAACACCGACAGCAGAACGAATTTTCTTTGTAGCTGAAAAAATATAATGGATGGACCGTTGCAGAAGGAAACTTTCGCAACGGTTTTTTGTGCTGTATGTTAAAGAAAAATGTACGATTTACATGAAAAAGATTTCTTGAGGAATTGATTTGTCAGTTAACACCACGAGAAAAACGAATTATTCAAAGCTACGTGACGACTCGAGCCTGGTAAAGTCGAGGCAAGAGGAGGGAGACCGATGACTATTCCCCGGATTCAACAAATCGCGAGTGTTGTTGTTGTCGTGTTACTGATAATCGTACTGTTCGTCCCGTTACCATCTTGTTCGAAGGAAGCGCTCGTCGACAAACCAGCAATCGTGAAGCATGAGCAAGACGCCAAAGCCGAAGATCAAGGGTCCACGGAGCAGACCCTCTTAAACAAAAAAATCATGGTTGATGTGAAAGGGGCAGTCAAGCGACCGGGGCCCTATTCCTTTAAGTTAGGCGACCGGATTAAAGACGCCGTCGTTCGTGCGGAGTTGACACAAGCTGCTGATGTGACAGAAATGAATCTCGCGGCACGATTGATTGACGGTCAGGAAGTCATCGTTCCGACAAAAGAAAAAGTCAAACTGGCACAACCGAAAGAAGAAGTACCACAAGCAGATGCGCCGACTGGTCTGGTCGACTTGAATGCCGCGACGGAGCAACAGTTGCTTGAAGTCCCTGGAATCGGTCCAGCTAAAGCGAGTGCGATTTTAGCCTATCGTGAAGAAAAGGGTGGCTTCGCACGTTATGAAGACTTGGGAGAGGTCAAAGGATTTGGTGACAAGACGCTTGAAACATTGAGAGCCTATTTGATTGTTTACTGATGCCGTTATTCCCGTTATTTTTCATGATCGTATTGGTCGCAATCAAAGAGTCGCTTTGGCTCGTCGGTTTGATTGGTCTCGTTTTGACGATTAAAAGCTGGTCGTTTACTTCGACACGCCTTGTCTTGGCGGTTCTGTTGGTCGTGATGTTCATCGTGAACGGACAAGATTACGTTGATACGACACCGATTCAGACAATTGATATTTTGGATGCGAAGCAAAATGGAGATCGGATTCGGTATCTGGCGACTGCGAATCAACAGGAGCTGATCGTTTCGGCGACGCTAGATGAACGTCAGGATCTCGACTACGAGCGAATTGGAAGACGATGTCAAGTCGAACTGACAGAAAAGATGGTTTTACCCCGTGTCAATCGTGGCGGCTTTGACGAGGCACGCTGGATGCGTACAGAACGATTAGCAGGAAAATTTGAAGTGAAAGAATGGGGATCGTGTACCGATACACCTGGATTTGATGCGCAGGGACGCAGGATGCGCCAAGCATGGATGGACCGGATCGAACGACTTCCGGCGAAACAAGCCTTGTATATTGAAGCGCTCGTTCTAGGGGAAGACAGATTGATGGATCAGTTGACGCTTGATCGCTTCAAGAAGTTTGGATTGTTACACGCGATCGTTATTTCAGGTTCACATATCGCCTTTTTGATTTTTACGATATTATGGATTTTGAAAAAGTGCCGATTGACGCGTGAACGAAGAGCGGAATTTGTCCTTGTCTTATTACCGTTATATGGCTGGCTGACCGAGTGGAGTGCGCCGGTCACGCGTGCAGTCTGCGTCGCGTTCATCTTGCTGCTCTATCAGCGTCTCGGACGACGTACAGACCCGCTCCTCGTGGTTGCCTATGTCGCAGCAGCACAACTCGCCTATTCCTATACGAGTCTTTATGATATCGGCTTTCAATTGACGGTCGGACTGACGATTTTTTTATTATTGTCACGCAAGATCTGGCAAAAGATAAAACGCCCTTGGAATTGGTTGTTAATTAGTGTTTGGGCGCAAATCTTAACGAGCCTAGTCTTGCAAATGGCGGAACAAACGGAAGTTTCACCATGGTCGCCTCTGTTGAACCTCGTCATTGGAGCCTGGATTGAGTGGATCATCCTTCCGCTTTCCTTTTTAGTAGGTTTACTCTTGTTCTTCCCAGTCACGGATACATTCATGACGCTCCACGAGCGGGCAGTCGGTGTACTTGATCTTGCCCTCGCACAAGCGGAGCAGCTTCCCGTTCCGACCGTTGCTGTCCACTTATTGTCATTACCACTCTTTTTGTTCGTTATAATCGTCGTCTTAATCGGATGGTATGTAGCGGAACGAAAATGGTGGGGGCATCTTCTTCCCGTCTGTGCTCTCCTTCTTGGAAGTGTGTCGATGGATTTAAGGACGGAAGAACGGGTGACATTTCTCGACGTCGGTCAAGGTGATAGTACGGTAATCGAGAAGGATGGAGAAACGTTCGTCATCGACACAGGGGGGGCGTTTACGTTATCACAACGTCCCACGTTACGTCCGTTCGACCCTGGTAGTCAAATCGTCGTGCCTTTTCTACATACGCGCGCGGAGACGGTAATCGATGGACTCATCTTGACGCATGCTGACAATGATCATATTGGAGGTGTCATCGGGTTATTGAAGAAAATTCGTGTCGATACGATTTATTTCGGAAGATATGATAATCAGGATGAAAAGCGCCATCGTTTACTGGAGCAGATTGAAGCGACGGGGACCAAAGTGGAGTTCGTCAAGGCAGGGCGAGAGATACGACCTTGGCTTACTGTTGTTGCACCTGACGAATCAGAAGTAGAGGAGAATGACCGTTCCATCGTGTTGCTTGCGAATGTTGCAGAAAAACGGGTTTTGTTGACGGGTGACGCTAGCATTGAACAAGAAGAAGGGTGGAACCTTGGGCCAATCGATATTTTGAAAGCGGGTCATCATGGTTCGAAGACGTCGACGGGACTCGACTTGTTGCACCAAACGAATCCAGAAACAGTCATCATCTCCGCGGGACGGAATAATCGATATGGTCACCCGCATAAGGAAGTACTCGAGCGGATTGGAGAAAATCGGACGATTTGGCGGACGGACAGGGACGGGATGATAACTTGTTCTTCAGCAGGTTGTGAAGCTATGATAAAATAAAAAACAGCAACCCCCCAAGGTTGCTGTTTTAGTGATTATAGACTTAAGAATTTGATTAAAACGCCAATGATGAATAAAACGGCGAAGAAACCAAATGAAGCGCCAAAACCGACGGCTGAGTCAAGCGCGTCATTACGTTTTGATTGAATATCGTTTTCAAACGCATTTTCACTTGGTGGGCGTACTGAATGTGCCATGCTGCATTCCCCCTTAATAGATTCCGCTTCTAGTATAGCGGAATAAAAGAGGATTATCTATGATGAAGTTAAGAACAAACTGTGAAATGTGGTGGGAATGATGAAAACACCTTGGCTTGTCAACGGAAAGTTGGCTAACCTTTATTTATTATATGGGACGGAGCGTCATCTTTTAGAGGAGTGGGAACGTGAAATCGTGAAGGCGGCATTACCAGATGGCGAACGATTTGACTACATGAAGATTGATTTAAACGATCAGCCACTCGATG from the Exiguobacterium oxidotolerans JCM 12280 genome contains:
- a CDS encoding DNA internalization-related competence protein ComEC/Rec2, which translates into the protein MPLFPLFFMIVLVAIKESLWLVGLIGLVLTIKSWSFTSTRLVLAVLLVVMFIVNGQDYVDTTPIQTIDILDAKQNGDRIRYLATANQQELIVSATLDERQDLDYERIGRRCQVELTEKMVLPRVNRGGFDEARWMRTERLAGKFEVKEWGSCTDTPGFDAQGRRMRQAWMDRIERLPAKQALYIEALVLGEDRLMDQLTLDRFKKFGLLHAIVISGSHIAFLIFTILWILKKCRLTRERRAEFVLVLLPLYGWLTEWSAPVTRAVCVAFILLLYQRLGRRTDPLLVVAYVAAAQLAYSYTSLYDIGFQLTVGLTIFLLLSRKIWQKIKRPWNWLLISVWAQILTSLVLQMAEQTEVSPWSPLLNLVIGAWIEWIILPLSFLVGLLLFFPVTDTFMTLHERAVGVLDLALAQAEQLPVPTVAVHLLSLPLFLFVIIVVLIGWYVAERKWWGHLLPVCALLLGSVSMDLRTEERVTFLDVGQGDSTVIEKDGETFVIDTGGAFTLSQRPTLRPFDPGSQIVVPFLHTRAETVIDGLILTHADNDHIGGVIGLLKKIRVDTIYFGRYDNQDEKRHRLLEQIEATGTKVEFVKAGREIRPWLTVVAPDESEVEENDRSIVLLANVAEKRVLLTGDASIEQEEGWNLGPIDILKAGHHGSKTSTGLDLLHQTNPETVIISAGRNNRYGHPHKEVLERIGENRTIWRTDRDGMITCSSAGCEAMIK
- a CDS encoding YqeG family HAD IIIA-type phosphatase → MFKRLYPKHFVASIYDIDLEMLKRNGVKAILTDLDNTLVAWDIADAPDELVSWLDMVNNQYGFDVIIVSNNNGDRVKKFADPLGLHYIAPARKPLPIGFKRALTEFGYHAKEVVFLGDQLFTDVLGANSVGIEVIHVQPVVKTDGVVTKFNRLMERLVFRRMKRKGIYKLTQRVKEEPETEKRQVESLRQDKQQ
- the yqeK gene encoding bis(5'-nucleosyl)-tetraphosphatase (symmetrical) YqeK, whose amino-acid sequence is MLLEEADDIIKKTLPHKRYVHTLGVVETARQLARRNGVDEETAAFAAMLHDYAKYRDTEEMRTLARELGQLELLDYDDELLHAPIGAELVKRELGVKDTVIYQAIANHTTGAPDMPLLDQVIFVADAIEPNRTYPGVETLREIADADLTDAVIATLAHTIQFLCNKQTVIFPLTIETYNAFVTAKRKGTVL
- the nadD gene encoding nicotinate-nucleotide adenylyltransferase, which gives rise to MKIGLMGGTFDPPHIGHLLIAEQAKEQLCLDAVWFLPANVPPHKAADVTSAAQRLQLVEAAVQANAAFSVSTIEFERQEKSYTLETVLELKKRYPTDEFVFLLGADSLASLDTWYQADRLFEAVQFGAVARPGSRYLIPAGAKVTAVDLPSLEVSSTDIRKRVARGKSIRYLVPEAVRQLIEEWKLYVT
- the yqeH gene encoding ribosome biogenesis GTPase YqeH, giving the protein MNEEIHCAGCGVEIQTEDPKAPGYAPKSALDREMVICQRCFKLKHYNQIQDVALTDDDFVKILDGIGQKDALVVKIVDIFDFNGSWLPGLHRFVGKNDVLLVGNKADLLPKSLNPNRLMNWMRQTSKELGLRPVDVHLISAKKGHGVDELAEKIDYYRKGRDVYVVGCTNVGKSTLINQVIKRFGEEEEAVITVSHFPGTTLDLIDIPLDDNCNLYDTPGIINHHQMAHYVDARDLKLITPKKEIKPQVFQIHPQQTLFFGGLARLDYMEGNKRSFVIYMSNELKVHRTKLDKADDLYANHNGELLSPPNEKTLEMLPPLVRHEFSLRDNMKTDIVFSGLGWVAVHGKGGRVAAYAPKGVAVSLREALV
- the aroE gene encoding shikimate dehydrogenase, which produces MRFAVIGHPIAHSLSPVLHEAWLEAAGLFGCYSMIDVEADDLEQVVRQLRMRELDGINVTIPYKTAIIPFLDRLEPSAEKAGAVNTVYVDGTELVGANTDGTGFVRALSARQSSENILVIGAGGAARGIVAALDGTVTIMNRTDQRARALAAEFQAQAIDWSESPDLTPYDTIINTTSVGMMPRVEATPIELTETTALICDIIYRPTPTQLLRDASARGLATLDGVPMFVLQAAEAFERFTGHAPDLTLGEQVIRKQLEEY
- a CDS encoding class I SAM-dependent DNA methyltransferase, with translation MAYEQFAYVYDELMQDVPYDEWVAWVSQHVEANSTIADVGCGTGTATLLLAEHYRVTGIDLSEEMLEIAQEKAMEQQQKIDFWCQDMREIELPAPVDAMTILCDSLNYLKTEADVQQTFERAARTLKEGGKLLFDVHSPHKMETLFNGKTYATHAEQSSYIWFADPGEAPLSVVHELTFFIEDEDGRYDRVDETHHQRTYPPEQYVTWLREAGFRTLAVTGDFTSDAPTPTAERIFFVAEKI
- the rsfS gene encoding ribosome silencing factor → MTVEQELKLIVNAIDDKRAEDIIVLDMKNISPIADYFVICEGGSEKQVQAIAREVKEVAHKNELPIKRLEGLDAARWVLADLENVVVHVFHRDDRDYYNLEKLWSDAPKVEVEID
- the yhbY gene encoding ribosome assembly RNA-binding protein YhbY, which produces MLTGKQKRFLRATAHDLNPIFQVGKNGVGEAMCADLIDALEKRELLKVQVLQNCADTPKDVAAELVDGTNAELVQVIGKVVVLYKESKENKTLQLPR
- a CDS encoding YqzM family protein encodes the protein MAHSVRPPSENAFENDIQSKRNDALDSAVGFGASFGFFAVLFIIGVLIKFLSL
- a CDS encoding phosphatidylserine decarboxylase; translated protein: MIKKWFFKNLFELNGRPFVARQLRRFAMSEWSRPLIKPFIKLYDLQMHEASQSVGAYPTLHELFVRHLKEEARPIPQTEHAFVSPCDGVLSVVDDLTEESRFTVKGQSYSVAELLGSHHEAATYVGGRVLIFYLSPQNYHRVHVPIDGTVRTSYTLGRDSAPVNDLGLAYGMRPLTRNYRRVTRIVQGTHALEHVMVGALNVNTIVQTNHARDVRRGDEFGYFSFGSTVVLIAPKGALDLEDDVTGPVLMGQALGIWNS
- a CDS encoding helix-hairpin-helix domain-containing protein, which gives rise to MTIPRIQQIASVVVVVLLIIVLFVPLPSCSKEALVDKPAIVKHEQDAKAEDQGSTEQTLLNKKIMVDVKGAVKRPGPYSFKLGDRIKDAVVRAELTQAADVTEMNLAARLIDGQEVIVPTKEKVKLAQPKEEVPQADAPTGLVDLNAATEQQLLEVPGIGPAKASAILAYREEKGGFARYEDLGEVKGFGDKTLETLRAYLIVY